Below is a window of Diaminobutyricibacter sp. McL0608 DNA.
CGCACGGAAATCGTGGAAGGCGTCCTCGATGCGCGCGGCTCGATGCATGATGGGCTCGACGCTCGCGCCGCGATCCTCGGGTGAACGGGCCATATGTGCCAGTTTCTCATGAACCGGCCGGGTTTCAGGGCCACGCGGCGGGCTCGCGCCGCGTGACATGTGCATTTCCTGCGACGCGCCACAGGCTTTACAGGAAAAATGAGGGATTCCCGGTTTATGATCCAATCATCGCGGCGATCGACTCGTCGCAGGGCTGGGGACCCGCAGCGCCGTATTGTGGACATGCAGGAAAGAAGGAGTAGCCCTAGTGCCCATCAATGATCTCGCGACCAGCCAAGGCCAGTCGGGAGTACCTCTCGTTCGTACCGAGCCCATCCAGGAACGCAGTGCCGCGCGCATCGATGCGCTTCTGGACGCCGCCGCCGAAGTCGTCGACGAGATCGGTTTCGACCGTCTCACGACCGCGATGGTGGCCGAGCGCGCGGACGCATCCATCGGGACCGTGTACCGGTACTTCCCCGACCGCATCGTGCTCTTGCAGGCACTGCGCGATCGAGCGTTGCAGCGGTACCGCCACGCCGTGGTCGAAGGCATCCACAAGGCCTCGCCGGACCACTGGTGGGACGCCATGGAGTGCGCCATCGACGCGTTCGTGGAGATGTTCCGCACCGAGCCCGGCTTCCGCATCATCCGGTTCACAGACGCGCAACGTCAGAACGTTTCCGTCGACACGGGCGTCGGCGACGATTTCTTCGCGCACCGGTTTGCCGACATCCTGGCCGAGGAGTTCGGCCTCCCGGCCGGCGACCAGCTGAACTTCCGTCTCGAGGTCGCCGTGGAGATCGCCGATTCGCTGATCACTCGCGCGTTCCTACTCGACCCGCAGGGCGACGAGAGGTTCATCGACGAAGCGCGCGTAGTCATCCGCGAATACCTGGCGAAACGCTACGACGAGGGCGCGACGGCCTGAATCCGTCCCGATCGGCGAGCGCCGATCGGTCGAGGCGCTTGCGGTTCCCGCTCGCGAGTGGGAATGTCGGTGGCCTGAGGCAGCGTTGTCTTCATGAAACGCAGCAAGGCGGTCGGCGATTGCTGAAGATCCCCTTCACAAAATGCAATCCGTCTTTGCCAAACGCTCCGAATGGTGTTTGGGTTGAACATCTGGCACGTGTTGATCCGAAACCTTCCTCGAGGAATGAGCCGCAAAGATGATCGAGTTCCGCTCGGTGACCAAGCAGTTCCCCGACGGAACTGTGGCGGTCCGCGATTTCTCGCTGGTGATTCCGTCGCGCAAGATCACGGTGCTCGTCGGTTCATCGGGGAGCGGTAAGACGACCATCCTGCGCATGATCAACCGGATGGTCGATCCGACCAGCGGGACGATCGAGATCGACGGCGAAGACATCTCCACGCTCGCGCCCGTCCACCTGCGACGAAGCATCGGCTACGTCATGCAGAACTCCGGCCTGCTTCCGCACCGCAAGGTCGCCGACAACATCGCGACGGTTCCGCTCCTGCGTGGCGTGAAGAAGCGGGTGGCCCACGAGAACGCACTCGAGTTGATGGACACCGTGGGACTCGACCGCTCGCTCGCCGACAAGTATCCGAGCCAGCTGTCGGGCGGGCAGCAGCAGCGCGTCGGTGTGGCGCGCGGTCTCGCGGTCGACCCGAACATCCTGCTCATGGACGAGCCGTTCGGCGCGGTAGACCCGATCGTGCGCGACGACCTGCAGCAGGAGCTCCTCCACCTCCAGCGCGAACTCGACAAGACCGTGGTCTTCGTCACGCACGACATCGACGAGGCGTTCCTTCTCGGTGAGCAGGTCGTGATCTTCCGCACGGGCGGAATCGTGGCACAGAAGGGCACGCCGGCCGAGATCCTGAGCAACCCGGCCGACGACTTCGTCGCGTCGTTCGTCGGCGCCGAACGAGGCAAGCGCGCGCTCCACATCGAACAGACCTCGACCGGTGAGATCCTGGTCGACAGCGACGGACGCACCGCAGGTGTGCTCGCCGGCGCATCCGCCCACGAAGCAAAGGCCGCGACCCTTCTGGGCGCGGGTGCTCCGGCGCAGGGTGAGGAAGCGCCGTGAGCTGGCTGTGGTCGAATTTCGGCCTCATCGACTATGGCCAGGTCTGGCAGCTCACTGTCATCCACATCGGACTGAGCATCCCCCCGATCATCTTCGGTTTCCTGATCTCGCTTCCGATCGGCTGGGTGGCCAACCGGTACCATGCGTCGCGGGGGACCCTGCTCACGATCGGCGGCATCCTCTACACGATCCCGTCCCTGCCGCTCTTCATCGCGATGCCGTCGCTGATCGGCACGAAGATCCTGAACCCGGTCAACGTGATCGTCGCTCTGACGATCTATGCGCTCGCACTCATGGTGAGAACGACGGCGGATGCGCTCGGCTCCGTCTCCGGTGACGTATTGCAGTCCGCCACTGCGGTCGGGTTCTCGGGCTGGCGTCGATTCTGGGCCGTCGAGCTGCCGCTGGCCGGCCCGGTCCTGCTCGCCGGTCTCCGAGTGGTCTCGGTGAGCACGGTCAGCCTCGTCAGCGTCGGGTCGCTGATCGGGGTCAACAACCTCGGCAATCTCTTCATCGACGGATACCAGCGGTCCTTCCCCGAGGAGGTCGTGGTCGGAATCCTGGCTGTGATGGCGATCGCGTTCGCGTTCGACGGCATCCTGCTGCTGCTGGGCCGCGTCCTGTGGCCCTGGACCAGGGTCGATCGACGCAACCGCAGGGTGACGCGGCGTGAGCAGGTACGGGCGGTGACAGAAGCATGATCAATTTCGTCGCCGCTTTCGCCTGGATCGGTGATCCTGCGCACTGGGTCGGACCGAACGGCATTCCCGTGCGTATGTGGGAGCACATCTGGTATTCGGGCATCACCCTGCTGATCGCTGCGGTCATCGCCATTCCGATCGGGCTCGCAATCGGTCACACCGGACGTGGTCGGGGGTTCGCCGTCTCCGTTTCCGGGGCGCTCCGCGCCATCCCCACACTCGGTCTCGTCGTGTTCCTCTCACTCGAGCTCACCGCGCCCGATCTGATCCCGCCACTGATCGCTCTGACTCTGCTCGCGATACCGCCGGTTCTGGCCGGGGCCTACGCCGGCGTCGACGCGGTCGACAAGGGCACGGTCGATGCAGCCCGCGCTATGGGTATGACCGAACTCCAGGTGCTGCGAAAGGTCGAACTGCCGTTGGCGCTCCCGCTTCTGATCGGCGGTCTGAGGGCAGCAATGCTGCAGGTCATAGCGACCTGGACGGTTGCGGCATTCCTCCCCGTCGGAGGACTCGGCAGGTACCTCATCGACGGGCTGCCGATCCGTGCGTATGACGAGATGCTCGCGGGTTCGATCCTTGTGGTCGCCCTCGCCCTGGTGACCGACGGCGTGTTCGCGATCATCCAGCGGCTCGTCGTCCCTCGCGGGGTCGTCGTATCCCGCGTCGCAGATGTCCGTGTGAAGACTTCGCGTCGTCGCGCGGTGGTAGGTGTGCCCACTCAGGAAAGCACCACCGAGTAGAGAAAGAGAAAAGGAAGAAATCATGTTTGCATCAAGAAGAGGCCGCATCGCCGCAGGCGTGCTCGCCGCGGGGGCGCTGCTCGCTCTCAGCGCGTGCTCGTCCGGCAATGCGCTTGACAGCGGCAGCACCTCCTCGAGCTCCGCTGGAACCATCACGGTCGGGTCCGCCGCGTTCGGCGAGAACGAGATCATCGCGGAGATCTACGCCCAGGCGCTCGAAGCGAAGGGAGTGAAGGTGAATCGCAACCTGAACATCGGACAGCGCGCGGTCTATCTCGCCGCACTGCAGGACGGATCGATCGATCTCGTTCCGGAGTACACGGGCAACCTGCTTCAGAACTATGACAAGTCGACGACTGTACAGTCGAGCGACGATGTGTATGCGGCTCTCCAGAAGGCTCTTCCCGCCGGATTCGAGGTGCTCGACCAGTCGCAGGCACAGGACGCCGACTCCTACAACGTGACGAAGGCGTTCTCCGACAAGTACAACGTCAAGAGCCTTGCCGACCTCGCCGCGGTGAAGATTCCGCTCAAGGTCGCGGCGAACCCCGAATTCGCGACACGACCCTATGGCATCCCCGGGCTCAAAAGCCAGTACGGTGTCACCTCGGAGCTCATTGCCGTGAACGACAGCGGCGGTCCCAAGACGATTGCGAAGCTCAAAGACGGCGAAGTTCAGCTCGCCGACATCTACACGACGACGCCGGCGATCAAAGATGACGGCTTCGTGACGCTGGATGATCCCAAACACATGATCCTCGCCCAGAACGTCGTGCCGCTGATCAACTCGAAGAAAGCCAATACCACGGTCAAGGACGTCCTGAACAAGGTGTCTGCAGCGCTGACCACCGCCGACCTGATCGAGCTGAACAGTGAGAACCAGGGAGCGCAGAAGGTCTCGCCGGCCGACGCCGCCAAGAAGTGGCTAGCCGACCACAACCTCAGCTGATCGAACGACGAAGGCGGCGATCCGGATGATCCGGATCGCCGCCTTCGTCGTACCGTCGGTGCCGGCTCAGTCGGCCGTCGCCGTATGGAGCCGGTTGATCAGCGACCAGAAGTATTCGAGAGCGCCCGCCATGTCGGCGGTCCCGTCGAGCATCCACTGCACCTGCATCCCGTCGGCGACCGCGATCGTCAGCCGCGCGACCTCGTGAGCGTCGATCGCGGGGTCGATCGCGCCGGCCTCCTGTTCGGTCACGATGTACCGTGCGAGCTGGTCGATGAAGAACCGGTAGCGCTCGACGAAATAGTCGTGGCCCGGATGGCCCTCGTCTGAAGCTTCGGCCGAGATCGTCGCATAGAGGTGCACGAGACCCGGCACTTCGGCGTTGTGCCGCATCGCGTCGACCAACCCCTGGAACGCGTCGGTCTGGTCGACCACCGAACTCATGTCCGCTTCGTCGCGTTTACGCAGGACCTCGGCGAAGAGCTCTTCCTTCGAACTGAAGTGATGCAGCAGTCCCGCCTGGCTGAGGCCGACGGCTTCCGCGATCTCACGGAGGGATGCGCGCCGATACCCACGCTCGGCGAACACTTCGAGAGCAGTCGTCAGGATCTCTTCGCGCTTGGCGAGGCCCTTGGCGTACGACCCTTTCTTCGGCATGGACATGATGCTACTGGCATCGCGACACCCGGATCCGATTCCGTGCGGCGCCGGGCGCGTTGATAGGTTGGATCCGGACGCCACAAGTGTCCGCCTCCACAGGAATGACCATCCTGCCGGAAGCTCTGTCGATGATGCGGCCGAGGTTCGGCCGCATCCCTGAGGAGTACCGCGTGAATGATGCACTGGACGCCCTTCTGCTGGCCCGCTGGCAGTTCGGACTGACCACCATCTACCATTTCCTCTTCGTGCCGATCACGATCGGCATGGCGTCGACAGTGGCGATCTTCCAGTCGGCCTGGTACCGCACAGGCAAGCCGCACTACCTGCAGTTGACGCACTTCTTCGGCAAGATCTTCCTGATCAACTTCGCGATGGGCGTGGTCACCGGCATCGTGCAGGAGTTCCAGTTCGGGATGAACTGGTCCAACTATTCGAGGTTCGTCGGCGATGTCTTCGGGGCGCCGCTCGCGCTGGAGGGACTGCTCGCGTTCTTCCTCGAGGCGACCTTCATCGGTCTGTGGATCTTCGGCTGGAGCCGATTGCCGCGGGGCCTTCACCTCGCCACCATCTGGGTGGTCGCGATGGGTTCGATCCTGTCTGCTTACTTCATCATCGCGGCCAACGCATTCATGCAGTGGCCGGTCGGCTTCACGATCAACGACGCTCGGGGCCGAGCCGAGCTGACCGACATCTGGGCTCTCCTCACCAACAAGGTGGCACTGGCAGCGTTCCCGCACACACTCGTGGCCTGCTTCATGGTCGCTGCGGGACTCGTGATCTCCATCGCGGCGTGGCATCTCTCGCGCGGCCGCAACCTCGACACGATGCGGCCGGCGCTCAAGTTCGGCCTCTGGACCATGATCGTCGCGGGCGTGCTCACCGTCCTGACCGGTGATCAGCTGGGCCTCGTGATGGTGGAGACCCAGCCGATGAAGATGGCTGCGGCAGAAGCGCTCTACCACACGGCGACCGGCGCGAATGCGTCGTTCTCGATCTTCACGTGGGGAACGCCGGACGGAGTTCACGAGCTCTTCTCCATCCGCATCCCCTACCTGCTCTCCTTCCTCTCCACCCACTCGCTGAACGGCACCGTCGAGGGAATCAACGAACTCCAGGCGCAGTACGTGCAGCTCTTCGGCCCTGGCGACTACACGCCGATCATCTGGGTGACGTACTGGGCATTCCGGTGGATGATCGGTCTCGGTCTGCTGCACGTCCTCGTCGCGATCGCCGGCCTGTGGGTGACCCGCAAGGGCCGTTCTCCCGTTCGCCGCTGGGTCTGGAAGATCGCCATCTGGGCTTTCCCGCTCTCGCTCGGCGCCATGATCATGGGCTGGATCTTCACGGAGATGGGCCGGCAACCGTGGATCGTCTTCAGTCTGATGAAGACCAGCAGCGGTGTTTCTCCGGGCGTCACCGGGCTGACGGTGCTCATCTCGCTGATCGCCTTCACGCTGATCTACGGCATCCTGGCCGTCGTCGAGTTCCGCCTGATCAAACGTGCGGCGCAGAAGGGCCCGGATCCCATCGACGACCACAAGGACGAATCGGGCGAGATCGCCCCACTCGCGACGGTGTACTAGGAGCGCATGATGGATCTCACAATTCTCTGGTTCTGGATCATCGCCTTCTTCTTCGTCGGGTATTTCGTCCTCGACGGTTTCGACTTCGGTGTCGGAATGGCTCTGCCCTTCCTCGGAAAGGACGATGTCGACCGCCGGGTGATGATCAACACCATCGGTCCGGTGTGGGACCTCAACGAGACCTGGCTGATCGTCGCCGGTGCCTGTCTCTTCGCGGCCTTTCCCGAGTGGTACGCCACGCTGTTCAGCGGGTTCTATCTCGCGCTTCTCCTGATCCTCCTCGCCCTCATCGTGCGCGGCGTCTCGTTCGAGTACCGCCACCAGCGTCCCGATTCGCGCTGGAAGGCCTGGTTCGACGGGATGATCATCGTCGGTTCGGCGGTCCCCGCGCTGCTCTGGGGTGTCGCGTTCGCGAACATCGTGCAGGGAGTGGCTCTCGACGCCCACCACACGTACACGGGCACGCTGTTCGACCTTCTGAACCCTTACGCGCTGCTCGGCGGACTGACCACGCTGCTGCTCTTCTTCACCCACGGTGTCGTCTTCGTCTCCCTGAAGACCGAAGGCGACATCCGGGATCGCGCCCAGCGGCTCGCATCCCGTTCCGGAGTCCTTGCAATCGTCGTCGCCGCCGCGTTCCTGCTCTGGACGGGGCTCGCCCACTTCAGCGTGGCCTTCGTGATCCTCGCCGTGGTGGCGGCCGTGTGCCTCGTCATCTCGTGGCTCGCGAATCTGCGTCGCGCGGAAGGCTGGTCGTTCCTTTTCATGGCGCTGACGATCGCCTTCGCGGTGGTCTCGCTGTTCGCAAACCTGTTCCCGAACGTCATGCCGGCGACGGACCCGGCCAACAGCCTGACGATCGAGAACGCGTCGAGCACGACCTACACGCTCACGGTGATGAGCTGGACGGCGCTGATCTTCCTGCCGCTGGTGATCCTGTACCAGGGCTGGACGTACTGGACCTTCCGCAAGCGACTCTCCCGGGCGAGCATCCCGTCGGAGTCCTCGGAGACCGTGACCGGCTGACCGGTGCGACCACTCGATCGGCGGCTCCTCGCCTACGCGTCGTCGGCGCGCACAATGCTCGCCGCGGGCGGGCTGCTCGCCCTCGCGCAGGCCGCGTGCACCGTCGGCTTCGCCTGGCTCGTCACCCAGCTGATCGTGAAGGCGATCGGGGGGAAGGGGATCGCGGAGCTGGGCGGTCTCCTGACCGCGCTCGTCGCTGTCATCCTGATCCGCGGTCTGCTCCTCTGGCTTTCCGACCTCACCGCCACCCGCGGAGGCGCGGGCTCGATCGGGCAGTTGCGGTCGGCGCTGCTGGCAGCGATCGGGCGTCTGGGCCCATCCTGGCTCGCATCCCGCAGCACAGCAGAGGTGACCTTGACGGCCGGTCGCGGTCTCGATGCGCTTGACGGATACTTCAGCCGTTACCTGCCGCAACTGATCCTGACCGTGGTCGCCACCCCACTGATCGTGGTGGTCATGCTGGTCAGCGACCCGCTGAGCGGCGTGATCGTCATCGTGACGCTCCCGCTGATCCCGCTGTTCATGGTGCTCGTCGGATGGGCCACCCAAGCCGCCCAGCAGCGGCAGTGGGAGACACTCGGACGGCTTTCGCGGGCGTTCCTCGACATCGTGAACGGTCTGTCCACCCTCAAGCTGTTCGGTCGTCAGCATCGCCAGGCCGACCGGATCCGTGCGATCAGCGACGAATACCGCGTGCGGACGATGCGCGTTCTGCGTGTCTCGTTCCTCAGCGGTTTCGTCCTGGAACTCGGCGCGAGCCTGGCGGTCGCGATCGTGGCCGTCGAGGTCGGCCTGCGACTGCTGGCGGGCGACGTGGACCTCGGCGTCGGACTCTTCGTCCTTCTGCTGGCGCCGGAGGCATTTCTCCCCGTGCGGAACATCGGCACCAGCTATCACGCGGCGACGGAGGGGATCGCCGCCGCCGCGAGTGCGTTCGATATCCTCGACGAGGACCGTGCCGCGGTCGAGACGGATGCGCGCCGACGGCCGTCCCTCGATACGACGCTCCCGAACGGGACCGTGATCATGCGAGCGGTATCCATCGACCACGGCGGCACCGTCGCGGTGCGCGACTTCACCGCCCGATTCGAGCCCGGATCGCTGACCGTCCTGACCGGGCCCAGCGGTGCCGGAAAGTCGAGCCTGATCGCAGCGCTTCTCGGCTTCGCTGCCTTCGAGGGCGACATCCGGCTCGGGGTGGGCGAGCATCCGCCTGCCTCCCGTGCAGCCGGGGAGCTGATCGCCTGGTCGGGTCAACGCCCGAGTCTCGGCGCCGGTACCATCGGCTCGAACATCGCGCTCGGCACGGACCTATACGACGAGGAGCTCGTCCGCCAGGCACTGGTGACGGCGGCGGCGGATGAGCTCTCGTTGTCCACGGTCCTCGGTGTCGGCGGGGCGGGGCTGTCCGGTGGGCAGGCACAGCGGGTCGCCGTCGCGCGCGCCGCCTACCGGACGGCCGAACGCGACTGCCCGGTGCTCGTGCTCGACGAACCGACGTCCGCTCTCGATGACCTGACGGAGGCGCGCCTCATTGCCAGACTCCGGGAACTCGCGGCCGCCGGGCGCACAGTCATCGTCGTGAGTCATCGTGCCGCGGTGATCGCGGCCGCCGATGCCGTCATCGCGGTGGGGGAGCTGGCCCATGCGTGACGCCCGAGTCAGGTCGATCCTCCGCCGTTCGCAGCCGCCGCTGCGCAGATTCTGGCCGGCGGTCGCGTTCGGGGTGCTGAGCGCCGGGTCCGCGGTCGCTCTGCTGGGGGTTTCGGCGTGGCTGATCACGCGCGCATCCGAACAGCCGTCGTTGATCTTCATCTCGTTCGCGGTCGTCGGGGTGAGGGCTTTCGCGCTCGGGCGGGCTTTCTTCCGTTACCTCGAGCGGCTGGTGGGGCATGACGCGGCCTTCCATCAACTCGCGGCGATCCGCGCCGGAATGGTGGATGCGCTCGTGCCGCTCGCCCCCGACGGACTCGGCGCCACGCGGCGCGGACAACTGCTGTCGACGCTGGCCGACGATGTGGATGAACTCCAGAACCGCTCCCTGCGAGTGGTGCAACCGCTGGTGACGGCGGGGATCGTCTCGATCGTGACGGTTGTGGGAATCACCGTCCTTCTGCCTGCGGCCGGCCTCATCCTGGCGATCGCCCTCGTGCTCGCCGGCATTCTCGGCACCGTCGTCAACGGAACTCTGTCGGCGAGAGCAGAGCGGCAGCTCGCGCCCCTGCGCGCGGGCCTCAACGATCGCGTCCTCGAGCTGGTCGGAAACCTTGAAGTGCTCACTGCCTTCGGCGCGCTTCACAATGCCACCGAATCGACCGCGGGGGCCGGTGTGAGGCTGACCCGCGCCATCCGCTCCCGGGCATCCGGAGCCGCACTGACGGCGGCGGTCGTCTCTGTACTCGCAGGCGGCGCCACCGTCGGCGCCATCCTCGTCGGTGCGCCGGCGCTGGGCGCGCACGGGATCGACGCGCCGACTCTCGCGGTTCTCGCGCTCGTACCGCTGGCGATTTTCGACGTCTTCGCCATGGTCCCGCTCGCCCTCAGCGCGCGGCGCCAGATCATGGCCAGCACCGAGCGCATCGCGCGCACGGTTCCTGCTCGGATTCCGTCAGGAATCCCCGTCGACGGTCCGAGCCCGGTCCCTGCCACGACGATCGAGCGCGACGCCCCTGTGCTCGTGCTTGCCGGTGTCACCGCGCACTGGCCGGGTTCGAATCGCCCGGTACTCACCGACGTCTCGTTGCAGCTCGCCCGCGGCGAACGCGTGGTGATCGAAGGCCCGACCGGGTCGGGCAAGACTGCGCTGGCCCACGTGCTCACCCGCTTCATCGACTATGAGGGAAGCTATCGCCTGGGAGGGGTCGAGGCGCGCGACCTCGCTCAGGACGATGTGCGCGCCGTCGTCGGACTCTGCGAGCAGCAGCCGTACCTGTTCGACTCCGACATCCGGCAGAACCTGCTGTTCGCACGCGATACGGCGACGGACGCCGACCTCGAAGCTGTGATCGAGCGCGTCGGCCTCACCGACTGGCTGCACGAACGCGGTGGCCTGGATGCGCGGGTGGGCGAGCGGGGCTCCCTCGTCTCGGGTGGACAGGCGCAGCGCATCGCGCTCGCACGGGCCCTGCTAGCGGACGTCTCCGTGCTCATCGCGGACGAGCCGACGGCCAATGTGGATCTCGACGTGGCCGATCGGATCGTGCGCGATATCGTCACGGTCGCCGCGCGGTCCGGCACTGCCGTCATCCTGATCTCACACGTGGCCGTCGCGCCCGATCTCGTCGACCGACGCGTTCGGATGGAGCACGGCCGGCTGCGACCGCTCAGTCCAGAGGACGTGCCAGCGCGGTGAGTCTGGAGCGCCAGCGGTCCGCGTGGTGACCGGAGGCGTCGAGGTCGGGTCCGTCGACCCAGGCGCTCACGACGCGGATGCCGTGAAGCGCGTTGACGGCCCAGACCTCGCATCCCGCGAGCTCGTCCGGCGTCGCCTCCTCCTCGGCCACCTGGGTGCCTATGGCGGCCGCGATGGTCAGGATCGCGCGCGCGGTGACGCTCGGGATGCGCGGCAGGTACGCAGGCGGAACCATGAGCCGGTCGCCGCGCCACCACATCAGGCTGGTGGTCGAGCCCTCCGACACGAGGCCGGTGTCCAGGATCACCCCTTCGCGTGCGCCGGACCGCTGCGCCTCCTGGCGAAGCCGGAGCATCGCCTCGAGATCGGGCCCCTTGACGGTCGGCTCGGTGCGCGGATCCGTCCCGCTGTGCGTCGCGACGACGACGGACTGCCGGAGCTCCGGCGCCGAGCGGAGGCGGAAAAGCAGACGGAAGGAGCCGTCATGCGACGACACCTCGAGCCGCGGGAACCAGTCTGCTTCGCGGGGGATCAATTGCAGCGCCGCCCGGTAGAACGTGTCGAGCTCATGCTCGTCGTGATGTCCGCGCGCCATGGCCGACTCGATGAACCGGCTTCGATGGACGTCGACCGCGAGTGCGCGCCCATCCCTCACGAGGAACGAGTCGGCGACCTCAAGGCGCGTGGCGAAGAGCTCGCAGTCCTCGAGGAGGCGGAGGGAACCGTCGTGCCAGTCGAAGAGCGCGGAGATCTCGCTCATGTGGATCGCCCTCCTCCCGC
It encodes the following:
- a CDS encoding aminotransferase class IV, yielding MSEISALFDWHDGSLRLLEDCELFATRLEVADSFLVRDGRALAVDVHRSRFIESAMARGHHDEHELDTFYRAALQLIPREADWFPRLEVSSHDGSFRLLFRLRSAPELRQSVVVATHSGTDPRTEPTVKGPDLEAMLRLRQEAQRSGAREGVILDTGLVSEGSTTSLMWWRGDRLMVPPAYLPRIPSVTARAILTIAAAIGTQVAEEEATPDELAGCEVWAVNALHGIRVVSAWVDGPDLDASGHHADRWRSRLTALARPLD